One Euphorbia lathyris chromosome 1, ddEupLath1.1, whole genome shotgun sequence DNA segment encodes these proteins:
- the LOC136210901 gene encoding protein DMR6-LIKE OXYGENASE 2-like, whose protein sequence is MASSKNLLLSDLASSGPKHVPSNYIRPISDRPNLDDVQLSDDSISLIDLQHLHGPDHSLLVDSIDKACLHDGFFQVKNHGISEEMINSIMNTARDFFNLPESERLKSYSDDPTKTTRLSTSFNVKTEKVANWRDFLRLHCYPLEDYIHEWPSNPPQFRTTVAEYSTRVRDLVLCLLRLISESLGLDKDYINQSLSKHGQHMAMNYYPPCPEPDLTFGLPGHTDPNVITVLLQDHVPGLQVLRDHKWIALNPIPNTFIVNLGDQMEVISNGKYKSVLHRAVVNSQEGRISIPTFYCPSSDAVAPGLIDDHHPAIYRDFTYAEYYEKFWNKELAKEYCLDLFKTA, encoded by the exons atggcttccagcaaaAACCTCCTACTCTCCGACCTTGCGTCTTCTGGACCTAAACATGTTCCTTCCAACTACATCCGTCCTATCTCCGACCGTCCAAATCTCGACGACGTTCAACTATCCGACGACTCCATTTCATTGATTGATCTCCAACACCTTCACGGTCCTGATCACAGTCTTCTTGTTGACAGCATCGACAAAGCTTGTCTGCATGATGGCTTCTTTCAg GTGAAGAACCATGGAATATCGGAGGAAATGATTAATAGCATAATGAACACGGCAAGGGACTTCTTTAACCTGCCGGAAAGTGAGAGGCTGAAGAGTTATTCCGACGATCCAACTAAAACCACCCGACTTTCAACCAGTTTCAATGTTAAAACTGAAAAGGTCGCCAACTGGAGAGACTTCTTGCGACTCCATTGTTATCCACTAGAGGATTACATTCATGAATGGCCTTCCAACCCTCCACAATTCAG GACAACCGTAGCTGAATACAGCACAAGGGTGAGAGACCTAGTCCTTTGTTTGCTTCGACTTATATCAGAAAGCTTAGGCTTGGATAAAGATTATATAAACCAATCACTAAGCAAACATGGACAACACATGGCAATGAACTACTATCCACCATGTCCTGAGCCAGATCTAACTTTTGGACTGCCAGGCCACACCGACCCTAACGTAATCACCGTTCTTCTTCAAGACCATGTCCCAGGACTGCAAGTTCTCCGAGATCATAAGTGGATTGCTCTTAATCCTATTCCTAACACCTTCATTGTCAACCTTGGAGATCAAATGGAGGTAATTAGTAATGGAAAATACAAGAGTGTGCTTCATAGAGCAGTTGTGAATTCTCAAGAAGGAAGAATCTCAATTCCAACATTTTATTGCCCTTCTTCTGATGCTGTTGCTCCGGGTTTGATCGACGATCATCATCCGGCCATCTATAGAGATTTCACATATGCTGAATATTATGAGAAATTTTGGAACAAAGAACTTGCAAAAGAATACTGTTTGGACCTTTTCAAGACTGCTTGA
- the LOC136219347 gene encoding uncharacterized protein yields MKASTINLDETYEMWKSFLSTRFLHVGATFKPTITGTAACFELYWPALCARQFGLIQVIPAPPLLPLEERYKASESRVHRLLNDDHSHILHTWKVVDEEDANEYEDSDVVVVDVAPDESIDLDDFPEADFAFLAKVNFEDLDLDSDERLLEDDTPPLKRQKMDKSSDIPADTIDPCDEGNQAEHDGVLSVAQVDCTSPSVGEIPASGVVNIPQPPSSSDLAIIDHVGELPSKNDTPIVSRSEALLDRIAGVKAFPLEDPSSNIDFSFLENDTHSDAPDKDHTSASKNMIRSILDLDISSICTQHLTMLFSTIDDLIHRSSSAEFKKRLTNFKTQVHSWHSDYSVVKPQLALLSDKLDSCASDHLLYQKLCESNSIADQEVESSIELIDQRYKKMEEVKKLLKTVEDELMSSIV; encoded by the exons ATGAAAGCTTCTACAATCAACCTGGATGAGACATATGAAATGTGGAAGTCGTTCTTATCAACTCGTTTCCTCCATGTTGGTGCCACCTTCAAGCCAACTATCACAGGGACGGCGGCGTGTTTCGAGTTGTATTGGCCAGCATTGTGTGCTCGACAGTTTGGCCTTATTCAGGTCATTCCTGCTCCTCCTTTGCTCCCTTTGGAAGAACGTTACAAAGCTTCTGAATCTCGTGTACATCGGCTTCTCAATGATG ACCATTCACACATACTCCACACATGGAAGGTGGTTGATGAGGAAGATGCCAATGAATATGAAGATAGTGATGTTGTTGTGGTCGATGTTGCTCCTGATGAATCTATCGACCTCGACGACTTCCCTGAAGCAGATTTTGCTTTCCTTGCCAAAGTTAACTTTGAAGATTTGGATTTAGATTCAGATGAGAGACTCTTGGAAGATGATACCCCTCCTTTAAAAAGGCAAAAAATGGACAAGTCCTCTGATATTCCGGCTGATACCATTGACCCATGTGATGAAGGCAACCAGGCAGAGCATGATGGTGTACTTTCTGTAGCACAAGTTGATTGTACTTCGCCATCAGTAGGTGAGATCCCTGCTTCAGGCGTGGTCAATATCCCtcaacctccatcttcttctgATCTAGCCATCATAGACCATGTAGGGGAACTTCCATCAAAGAATGACACTCCCATTGTTTCTAGATCTGAG GCACTCCTAGATAGAATTGCTGGAGTAAAAGCTTTTCCTCTTGAGGATCCTTCTTCTAACATCGACTTCTCCTTTCTTGAGAATGACACTCATAGTGATGCACCTGATAAAGACCATACTTCTGCCTCTAAGAATATGATACGATCGATACTTGATCTTGATATATCCTCAATTTGTACTCAACATTTGACGATGCTCTTTTCGACTATTGATGATCTTATTCACCGCTCCTCTTCTGCTGAGTTTAAGAAACGCTTGACTAACTTCAAGACTCAAGTTCACTCATGGCATTCTGATTACTCTGTTGTGAAACCTCAGTTGGCCCTCTTAAGTGACAAGTTAGATTCATGTGCCTCTGATCACCTCCTTTACCAGAAGTTGTGTGAAAGTAACTCTATTGCTGACCAAGAAGTTGAGTCTTCCATTGAATTGATCGACCAAAGGTATAAAAAGATGGAAGAAGTCAAGAAACTGTTGAAGACAGTTGAAGATGAACTGATGAGCTCGATAGTCTAA